The following coding sequences are from one Oncorhynchus kisutch isolate 150728-3 linkage group LG23, Okis_V2, whole genome shotgun sequence window:
- the lyz gene encoding lysozyme C, producing MRAVVVLLLVAVTSAKVYDRCELARALKASGMDGYAGNSLPNWVCLSKWESSYNTQATNRNTDGSTDYGIFQINSRYWCDDGRTPGAKNVCGIRCNQLLTDDLTVAIRCAKRVVLDPNGIGAWVAWRLHCQNQDLRSYVAGCGV from the exons ATGAGAGCTGTTGTTGTTCTCCTGCTTGTGGCTGTGACCAGTGCTAAGGTGTATGACAGATGTGAGCTGGCCAGAGCGCTGAAGGCATCCGGAATGGATGGCTACGCTGGAAACAGCCTGCCCAACT gggtctgtctgtctaaatGGGAGTCGAGCTACAATACCCAGGCCACCAACCGCAACACCGACGGCTCCACCGACTATGGCATCTTCCAGATCAACAGCCGCTACTGGTGTGACGACGGACGTACCCCGGGGGCTAAGAACGTCTGTGGTATCCGCTGCAACC AGCTGCTAACTGATGACCTCACAGTGGCGATCCGTTGTGCCAAGCGTGTGGTGTTGGACCCAAATGGAATCGGGGCATG GGTGGCTTGGCGCCTTCACTGTCAGAATCAGGACCTGAGGTCCTACGTGGCTGGCTGCGGGGTCTAA